The Chryseobacterium sp. G0186 genome includes the window CTTAACTACGTAAAAAATACTTTTATAGGGAAGAACGATGTCGTAGATCTGTTGGGAATCTGTCTTTTGGCAAGAGAAAATGCCTTTTTGTATGGACCTCCGGGAACTGCGAAGTCAGCTATTGTAAGAACGTTGTCAAAGACGGTCAAAGATGGAAAGAATTTTGAATATTTATTAACCCGTTTTACAGAGCCAAATGAAATCTTTGGTCCATTTGATATCAGGAAATTAAAGGAGGGGGAGCTCCTTACCAATACAGAAGGGATGATGCCTGAAGCTTCCATGATTTTCCTGGATGAGATCTTCAATGCCAATTCTGCGATCCTGAATTCATTGCTGATGGCTCTGAACGAGAAGGTCTTCAAGAGAGGAAAAGAAACGAAGCGCTTACCCGCGTTGATGTTCGTAGGTGCAAGTAATATTCTTCCGGAAGATGAAGCTTTGAATGCATTATTTGACCGTTTTTTGGTAAGAATTAATGTAGATTATGTCAATCCTGAACTCTTACAACAAGTTCTTTTAGCAGGAAGGAAATTGGAAAATGAAGAAGAAACTGAGATTCCGGAAATTCATGCAGATGAAATAAGAGAACTTCAGAATGTATGCAGAACAGTAGATCTTAAACCTATCTATGAAGTATATCTGAATACCATTATGAGCTTACGGAATACAGGAATTGCCATTTCGGACCGTAGAGCGGTGAAACTTCAGAATCTTATTGCGGCCAGTGCCCTGATCTGTGGACGAAACGAAGCTGTACTTTCTGACCTTTGGGTTTTAAAACATATCTGGGATACAGAAGAGCAAATTGAAATTCTGGAAGGAATCATCAATAGAACCATCGAAAAAGATGATAACCTGAAGTCTCATCCCCAGGCAATGCAGAACAAAACTCCCAACCCTGAAGAAGTGATGAGGGATGTAAAAATCCTTGTGGATAAATGGAATGAGGGAATGTTGAGTTTTGAAGAACAAAACGTTATAAAAGATAAATTAAGGTATTTGCAGACCCGTTGCGACTGGATCAGAAATCCTGAACAGAAGCAATACATTCAGCAGGAAATTGAAAGCTTATGGCAGAAAATTCTTCAAACAATATAAAGGAATTCTGGGCGGAACTTCCCCGTACTGACGAAGACTTTCTTGGCTCTATCAGAGACTGGAAGAATGTTCAGATGGCGGTGGATGATGAATCAATCTGGCTTAAAGGCTTTACCAATGAACAGGCTGTTTCATCGGAGATACATCAATTGCCCAATTTTTTGCTGTATGAACTGCGTGATGGTCTTTTATTCAAAAAAGGAGCATTGGTTCCCAGTAAAAAAATGCGGACAGCCCTGCTTTGGATGCCGATAGATAAAGCCCTGCGTCTTACCTTTCCGATTTCTAACAATAATTATTTCGGAATTAATGAGAAAGTTCAGATGAAACTAAAGGAAAGTAACGAAGAATATCCGGTCATTGCGATGTTGTGTACTATTGCCGATAGTAAAGCTAATATTGTAGCATTGCCTAAGTTCAGACTGGAAAAAATAGAATGGACACTTATTGGAGATAAGGCTCTTTTTTTAGGAACCCCGCTATTAAGTCTGCCCGGTAAAACCTATTGGACAAAAGACGGTCATCTTCTGCCATCCGGTTTTGATTTTGAATTTAAAAACCTGAGTATACCTTTACAGAATAAATATAATAAAGAGTTTGATGGATGGCTTTTATGGGATGAAAATGGTCATTATCTTTCCATTAGGAAGACCGATTTCCGACCGTTGTCCGTAAGCTCATTCCGCCTTACTGAAAAATCAAGAGAATGGAATTAAAGGCCTATTTCCAGTCCTACGAAAACTATTTCTGGGAATGGAAAACCGATGAAGATGTTCCCGGTGATTCCGGATATAATGATAACAATCTCCTCTCTGTACCCGGGGTGGGAGCCATTGCGTATAGACCTTACATCATTGAGATTTTAAAAGAACTTCAACCACAGGGGTGGCCTCCGTTTGGAGCCTTACTGATGGTTTTATATGCTATGCAGGAAGGCTATATAGATTTTGCAGGTCCCTTAAGACGTACTGTAGATTTCTGTAGTATGGGAAATTTTGAGTTCAATGCAGAAAGAGAAATTGAATTCCTTGAAAAAATAAAGGCACTTCCAAAGATCTACAAACAAAAACAAAATAAAATTGTTCTCTTGCAGACCTTGTTTAAAAATGTTCATAACAGAACATCTTCTACAAGTGCTGAAGCCATTCTGAAGGTATACTATAAACGGCCATATGAACTGGCCTTTAGTGCAGAAAAACAACATGCGGGACCATCCGCCCTGAATAAGGATCTGACAGCGATAGATCTCAATGAAAGGTTTCCAACCACTCAATCCATCATTGATGCCATGAAAGGGCTTATTGATGAACCGGAACTGGATGATGAGGTTGTACAGGAAGAAGCTACTGCAGAAACAAACAAGGATTTTATCCGGGAACTGATTGAAGAGCCCAAAACATTCCAGGTGGGAAGTCTCATCAAAAGAATTTGGAGTGGACTGAAAATTCCTATGCGACATCTTTCTCCCGGAGAACAACCTATCGGAGGAATTTCCGATATGACCAATAAAGGAGATTTTCACAGAATGCTCTTGTCAGAATTTGCCAATGAAGATGAGGTGTTCATGAATCGTGTAGCCAATAATGAAGCATTATACATTCAAAGAGAAATACCACCCGAAGAAAATATTTTTGAAAGAATAATTCTGATCGATACCTCTCTTAGAAACTGGGGAACTCCAAAAGTATTGGCATTTGCTTCAGCTATAGCCGTTATCAAGCATCCTAAGGCACATTCAGAATGCAGGGTTTTTGCATTGGGACAGGCGGGAATTCCCATCTCTTTGAACAAAATTGAAGAGGTTGTTGAAAATTTAAATCAGGTAAGTCCTGTTCTGGAGGTTTCAGATGCTTTGGAAAAATTTTTTAATGAAGAACATTCCCAAAAGGATATTGAAGTTTTTTTTATTACGCATCAGGAAAATATGGGCGACGAAAAAATGCAGAAAGTGATCCATCAAAACAGGGATCGGCTTAAATTTTTGGTGACTACAACTTCAGATGGTGAAATCAATTTTTATAAACATCATAATGGCACAAGAAAGCATATTCAGAAAATAAAGCTTCCACTTCAGGAATTGTGGGCTAACCCTTCCCAACAAAAAACAAAAGTAATTGATTCTAATGGAAAGAAAACAGAGCTTCCGTTGAATTATCCTATTTTATACCCGACACCAATTAATACAATTGCACAGTTTTTATACGAGGGAGAGTTTTTTATCCTCAGTTCAAAAAAGCAATTGCTGAAAACATACCTTTCAGACAACTATTATGATAGGCATTATTATGAATATTATAAAACCTATCATGGGTGTGAAATTTTATTCGAGAATATTTCTGTAAAACCTACAGGGAAGTTTGCCCTGGCAAAAGATAAACAGCAGCATTTTATTCTTTGTCAGTATCAGCCGGCCAAAAAACTAATATCCAAGCTTAACTTAAATACAAAAGAATACTCTGAGCAGAATCTTACCGGATTAAATATCCCGGATTCTTACGAGCTGATTTATTTTGGAAAAAGCTTTTATCTTCATCAATTGGATAATCCTTTATTGTATAAAATAAATGTGGAGGGAAATCTCTCACTTGAAACCCTTTCCGGAAGAGATAGAGAACTAGAAAAAAATAATACAAAAGTTGAGGCAGAAATTGCTAAACTG containing:
- a CDS encoding AAA family ATPase, whose product is MTQNINKLNTVLNYVKNTFIGKNDVVDLLGICLLARENAFLYGPPGTAKSAIVRTLSKTVKDGKNFEYLLTRFTEPNEIFGPFDIRKLKEGELLTNTEGMMPEASMIFLDEIFNANSAILNSLLMALNEKVFKRGKETKRLPALMFVGASNILPEDEALNALFDRFLVRINVDYVNPELLQQVLLAGRKLENEEETEIPEIHADEIRELQNVCRTVDLKPIYEVYLNTIMSLRNTGIAISDRRAVKLQNLIAASALICGRNEAVLSDLWVLKHIWDTEEQIEILEGIINRTIEKDDNLKSHPQAMQNKTPNPEEVMRDVKILVDKWNEGMLSFEEQNVIKDKLRYLQTRCDWIRNPEQKQYIQQEIESLWQKILQTI